Sequence from the Phaeodactylum tricornutum CCAP 1055/1 chromosome 20, whole genome shotgun sequence genome:
AGTCCCACGACTCCACTGGCGACGCCTACTACTACCGTACGGCGTTTGCGACGACGCTTCATCTTGTCAATATCCGGTCCCACCGGGACGGTAGGGTAATCGCCGTTCGACGAAAAGCCCAAGGCAGTTTCCGTAGTGCCGTTTCTATGCGTACTGTTGTGGTAGTTCTGGTCCACATCGTCGTAACTCCAAACATTCGATTCCGAGTAAGGGGCGGGTCGAGGGACCAATGCTGTGGCAGTCGTCGTGTGACTGGACGTAACGGGTGGAGTAGCCAAGGAGGATTCCGGGTAGTACGACTCACCGGCGTACGCGGTTGGAGCCGGATCGGCCAGAACGATGCGGGTTTCTTCGTGACTGGACGTGCTGTTGTAATCGTCAAAGAAATCcgtttcttgttgttgctgagAGTAGTACATGGGCGCCTGATGGTGTTGCGTAGATTGCGCAAACGGATGAGAAGGTGCCATTGATGAGTGAGGAATTGAGGATTAGCGAGCAACGCGGATGGAACCAATAAACTCCCTCTGGAGTTACAGTTGCTAAGAGTGTGATACGATGGTAttgtacggtacggtacggtacaATAGTATGTATGATTCGTGTCAACACAATGCTTACTCGGGGCGTTGTGCGGGATGTTGGACAGGAAAGAGAATCACCCAACCCTTACGAATTCGTGGGAACGCCGTGTCGAAAGGTACACACTCCCAAAACGAATACGCTATTTCGGTCGAAggttttttctttcgtacATCCACGATGAAATATTCTGCCCCATAGATATTCCAATCGAAACACGCCGGTTCCCCTTGTCAGCCACTAGCTTTGCCGTATACGGTGGGGAGACTCCGATTTTTGAGCGGTCGCTGAAACCCCCACGGCTTAAGTATCCCAAGTCGTGATGGCAACCGACAGATTTTTGGCGGCCCTGTCGATTTATGTGGTGGTTCCGACCGTGGTGGTTCGTTCGTCTCCGTTCCTCTCGAACCCTATCGGAGTTGTCCAATTCATCTCCGGGTCTTATCCATCGGCATCCACCGTCTGGCCTTTTGTCGTCACTCACGGGTCGCTCCACCGTCGACACATGGCAGGCACTGTGATGGAGCCACGCGGCGTAGGGTAGCAAGCACCCCATCGAACCCCCCCCGCATGCAAAGTAGTCGGTCCTCACTGTATTTAGAGGCTGTCACGACCGTCAGGTTCCGGAACTCTTCTTTTTTCCAACTACTTCCCCGGTATCGTTACTCGTGCTCATGAAGATTCTGGCGTTGTTCTCCGTCTTGCTCGTCGCTTGGGCGGCGGCACAGCAATACGATGACTACGGCGACGGGGGCGGTGCCTACGAGCCCGACAATTTGTACGCCGATTACGCCGccaagcaacagcaaaaagcCGTCGGCGCCGGAGGGTGCGTACTCGACAACGGTGGAATTGTTAGGGAAACCCAGTAGCAGAACGTGTCGTGTCTCTGCCCGGCATACATATCCATGCGTTTCCGTAGCAAGAATGTTGATTCCGTatgattgattgattgattgatacTGCTCTTGTCCACATACACGCACATTctcacacactcacacacacgcttttcgttcgcagtggcggtggcggtTTGACCAAAATGGTCCTGGGCGGGGCCGTGGGTTGGTTCCTTGGTGGCAAGGTACACACCCGGCGACTCCAGAAAAAACTCAACGCAAAACACAAGGAAGAACAAAAGGCCTTGTATCAGCAATACTACAACGACGTGTATACGCTGCAAACGCAAAATGCGGAACTGATACAGGCTTTGGAACAAGTCGGGGCACGTATGCGGTAAACTAGCGGTAAAACCAGCACCTCTTGTACCATCGCTTGTGGTTAGAGAAAGGATGGCTCGACCACTCGTTGGGATCCTCCACATTTGGTATATGGGTGTACGCTAAACTGCAGTACCGTATCCACCGTAGCACCGTCTTTGATTCGTAGAAACATCCGTAATTACAGCAAACCTGGAATCCATTATGGCTTGTGTCTACAGTGAACGGCGCATCACCAAACCTATTTTACTCGTACCAGTTTCGACCAGGAGTACGGAGTGTCTAGCACCCGCCCGATCACATTACGTTCTAAACGCATCCACAGAGTTGAGTGcatctaacagtaagcaccGTCTGATAATTGTCGACATGTGCATTCGTGGTACTCCGCTACGCCTGCTCTATGGCTGGCTACACACGAACTCATTGTCGATCTCGGTAGTCCACTCCATCGTTTCGATTCGTAGAGAGTCATCGCGCAGCGTGTTTAGCATGTTCGCTCATTTGTTACCAAGTCCAGAGATCATTGTGAGTCTCTATGTGTCAAGGCGATTACATGTAACTGTACGAACTAGCGCCAAATTACAATTACTGTTACCAATAGTGAGTATCGAATTTATCATATTGTGAAATTTTGTAGCCCTATTTGAATACCTCGAACTACTAGGGTTTTACCAGATAGCATTGCTTCCCACGACAGTTTTCTAGCCGGTACGGTATGGATCGTGCTTCCCGCTGTATCGCTTTGCCGAGTGGCCCACGCTTCTATGTCCCTTGTTCTAATTTTCTCTCCCCAGCACACAAACACCCTAACTAATAGAGAGTTTGTGCTACTGCATTGTTTGGCACGAATCAGTATTCCTCGCCCTTCCCACCTCGTCTGAGAGGATCGAATACCTCGCGATTCGATACTATCGTTGTGGGAGACTATTCCAGCCTTGTTCGTCCGGCAAAAGAAAGTCCACTCCTTCCGAATCCAATCCCATCATCATTGCCACCAAATAACTTTTAAGGTAGTCGGGCATTCCGCTTGAAAAGTAACCGGatacctgactgtgaaatgcAGATTATGGGCCGGTTCTTGTCTTGGAATACTGCTGCTGCGACTACTTCTACGATCGACGGTACGAAAATGAAGCCGAAATCTACCAATCCGCTCTCTACGGCTTCTCCGAGACGGGTCCGTCTCAACAGTAGTACCAGCGCGTATCCTTCCACCGAAGAAAATGCTGCCGAAGCGTCCACGGGAAACGAAAAGTTGGCGGCTGCCAAAGACGCCGGAGCATACAGTCCTCGGCGAAATCGTCTCAATTCGCGTGACATTCCCCGTACCTATTCGGGGTTATACGGCAATCAGGAAGATCTACTGCCCTTTGAATTGAACCGACAAACGCCCCAGTCTCATCGATTTCTGATCATTGTTTACCTTACACTGGTAGTGTTGGTACAACTATTGACAATGCTCGTTACTTATGAGTTTTCCTGGACGATTACGAACGCGGTTCACTTGGCTTTGACGTTGGTTTATATCCACTGGCTCAAAGGGTCACTCTATGATCAACAAGGCGAAATGGATCATTTGACGATTTGGGAACAGCTTGAGGGCACACAGGACACGAAAACAGTCCGCGAAGTTCTACTGATTGTACCAACAGTCTTGACCTATATGGCCTGTCACTTTGCCGACTACGATAAGCAGACCTGTGTGGTGAATATTGTGTTTTGGTGTGTGGCCGTTCTAGCCAAGCTACCCTTTATGAATGGAGTGCGTCTGTTTGGTATCAATCGGACAGCGGGGATTGATGACGATGGCGATGATaaagaaaacaatgaagACAAGAAGGCTCAGTGAATTCGATCTTTCTCTGCTCGTTCGAGCTTATAAATGATTCCCTACACACCCTCTCAGAATACTCCCAAAGACGAAATAGATGTCCACAACATCCATAGACTTCGTAGCATGTAAACGCCGTTCTAAATGTTTGCGTTCTAGCaaagctttctctttttATCTGGGTAACATACAAACGAACATTAGACGAGAACAAAGCACTCCAAACAAGCAAATTTTAGGTCGTGTACACTATTACGATGAGGATAATGTAAATGATTGTGGTGGTTGACCGCGAAGACTTCTCGAGCAAAGTGCACGAATCATTGTCAGTTTTCGAAACATATTATTTCGACATAGAGTAGGTAGGTTGCTTGGGAAGGAAAGGCACTCACCGTGAACGTTTTGTTCACAGTTCGGAACTTATTCACCCTTGAGCGTTCTTTGCCCAAAAGGTCGCGTCGAATCAGGAATCACCAATCGTACTAAAATGTGAATATAcattgacgatgaagataGTTGATTCGGAAGCTTCCAGTTTGGTCTTGCCCCTTGATAGGCAAATCTCACAGGAGAAATGGGAATACAAATGGCTTTCCACACGACCTGTCATAAATTTATTCCAACGTTATCATGACCATTCGCTCCACgaacaaaacaaaagaatCTGTTTCATCAGCAACTACAGTTACCAATCGAGCTACCGAGGCCGACCCTTTTGGACTTTACACGCCACAGCAGCCACCAGTTGTCGTCGAAGAGGAAGACGTTACGGTCGTACACCCATTTGCTACCGCAATCGCGGTCGATACTCCGTTAGCGTTGACAATGTCGCACGCAACTTCAGATCATGTTACGTCAGTGCCTGCAAACCAtgcaacaacgacatgcaGTCCGTATGTGCAATCGTCAAATTACATAACGAATGCGACGCCGGTAAAGGCAACAGCATATCAATCATTGTCGCCTTCCGCCACGAGTATCAATAAGGACACCGCAACGTGGAACAAGCTCGATTCGTATCCGACTGAAAAACTACAACGTATGAAGCGCCGCCGAAAACGCCGCACTGTAATAGCAAGCGTGACGGGAGGTGCAGTGGGTTTCGTTTTCCTGGGGCCGCTTGGTTTGGCCATTGGTGCCGTATCGGGTGCTGTCCTCACGAAAGCTACTGGTAAAGCTCGAGAGAAACGAGTTGCTTCCAATTACGAACGGCAGCACGGTAAACCAACAGCTGGTAGAAGCGTTCCCGCTCATCGAGCAACAGTTGCGTAGATAAGTCGATGAAT
This genomic interval carries:
- a CDS encoding predicted protein, whose product is MLVTYEFSWTITNAVHLALTLVYIHWLKGSLYDQQGEMDHLTIWEQLEGTQDTKTVREVLLIVPTVLTYMACHFADYDKQTCVVNIVFWCVAVLAKLPFMNGVRLFGIN
- a CDS encoding predicted protein, with product MKILALFSVLLVAWAAAQQYDDYGDGGGAYEPDNLYADYAAKQQQKAVGAGGGGGGLTKMVLGGAVGWFLGGKVHTRRLQKKLNAKHKEEQKALYQQYYNDVYTLQTQNAELIQALEQVGARMR
- a CDS encoding predicted protein, which codes for MAPSHPFAQSTQHHQAPMYYSQQQQETDFFDDYNSTSSHEETRIVLADPAPTAYAGESYYPESSLATPPVTSSHTTTATALVPRPAPYSESNVWSYDDVDQNYHNSTHRNGTTETALGFSSNGDYPTVPVGPDIDKMKRRRKRRTVVVGVASGVVGLIALGPVGGIAGGVGGAMATKALSKRKERRKSRKHEQALQETGVSHKLATVPAESAVFS
- a CDS encoding predicted protein, whose amino-acid sequence is MTIRSTNKTKESVSSATTVTNRATEADPFGLYTPQQPPVVVEEEDVTVVHPFATAIAVDTPLALTMSHATSDHVTSVPANHATTTCSPYVQSSNYITNATPVKATAYQSLSPSATSINKDTATWNKLDSYPTEKLQRMKRRRKRRTVIASVTGGAVGFVFLGPLGLAIGAVSGAVLTKATGKAREKRVASNYERQHGKPTAGRSVPAHRATVA